In Paenibacillus sp. BIC5C1, a genomic segment contains:
- the uvrA gene encoding excinuclease ABC subunit UvrA produces the protein MASENIVIKGARAHNLKNIDITIPRDRFVVLTGLSGSGKSSLAFDTIYAEGQRRYVESLSAYARQFLGQMEKPDVDSIEGLSPAISIDQKTTSRNPRSTVGTVTEIYDYLRLLFARVGHPHCPDHGVEISSQTVEQMVDRIMQYPERTRLQILAPIVSGRKGEHKSVFSDISKQGFVRVRVNGELRDLSEDIQLEKNKKHTIEVVVDRIVIKEDVQSRLADSIETALNLSGGQLLVDIMGEEELRFSSNFACPVCGFSIEELAPRMFSFNSPFGACPDCDGLGVKMIVDPDLLVPDRSKTIEDGAFDAWTGGTSTYYPQFLKSVCEHFNIPQNVPVEDLPAEQMNKLLQGTGTEKIRFRYENDFGQRKEALVTFEGIVNNLERRYRETASEGIREFIEGYMSAKPCGTCKGQRLKRESLAVTINDHNMAYVTSLSIGEAGRFFDSLQLSEKEEMISKLILKEINSRLGFLVNVGLDYLTLSRAAGTLSGGEAQRIRLATQIGSSLMGVLYILDEPSIGLHQRDNDRLISTLAHMRDIGNTLIVVEHDEDTMMAADYIIDIGPGAGIHGGTIMSQGTPEEIMNDENSLTGQYLSGRKFIPVRTERRSVGDRWLEVRGAKENNLKNLNVKIPVGVFTAVTGVSGSGKSTLINEILYKTLARDLNRARVRPGQHKEIRGLEHIDKVIDIDQSPIGRTPRSNPATYTGVFDDIRDLFAQTNEAKVRGYKKGRFSFNIKGGRCEACRGDGIIKIEMHFLPDVYVPCEVCKGKRYNRETLEVKYKNRNIADVLEMTVEDATQFFENIPKIHRKMQTLLDVGLGYINLGQPATTLSGGEAQRVKLASELYRRSTGKTIYILDEPTTGLHVDDIDRLLNVLHRLVDSGESVLVIEHNLDVIKTADYIVDLGPEGGSGGGTIVATGTPEDIIKVEASYTGKYLKPVLERDTERSKTLQLTE, from the coding sequence TTGGCGAGCGAGAACATTGTCATCAAAGGCGCGCGAGCGCATAACCTCAAAAACATTGATATCACCATCCCGCGTGACCGTTTTGTTGTATTGACCGGTCTAAGTGGCTCAGGCAAGTCCTCGCTGGCTTTTGACACGATATATGCCGAAGGACAGCGACGTTACGTGGAATCATTATCGGCTTATGCACGGCAGTTTCTGGGGCAGATGGAGAAACCGGACGTTGATTCCATTGAAGGATTGTCTCCGGCCATCTCCATAGATCAGAAAACGACAAGTCGTAACCCGCGTTCTACAGTCGGAACCGTTACGGAAATCTATGACTACCTGCGTCTGTTATTTGCGCGTGTGGGACATCCTCATTGTCCGGATCATGGCGTGGAAATTAGTTCCCAGACCGTTGAACAAATGGTTGACCGCATAATGCAATATCCTGAGCGGACACGGTTGCAGATTCTGGCACCGATTGTCTCGGGACGTAAAGGTGAGCACAAAAGTGTGTTTTCCGATATCTCCAAACAAGGTTTTGTCCGTGTTCGGGTGAACGGGGAATTACGTGATCTGTCCGAAGATATCCAATTGGAGAAGAACAAGAAACATACGATTGAAGTCGTCGTTGACCGGATCGTGATCAAGGAAGATGTGCAATCGCGTTTGGCCGATTCTATTGAGACTGCACTTAATCTGTCCGGTGGACAACTGCTGGTAGATATTATGGGTGAGGAAGAACTGCGTTTCAGTTCCAACTTTGCCTGCCCGGTGTGCGGATTCAGTATTGAAGAGCTGGCGCCGCGCATGTTTTCATTCAACAGCCCATTTGGAGCCTGCCCGGATTGTGATGGATTAGGTGTCAAAATGATTGTTGACCCGGACCTGTTGGTACCGGATCGCAGCAAAACAATTGAAGACGGTGCGTTTGATGCGTGGACAGGTGGCACATCGACCTATTATCCGCAGTTCCTCAAGTCGGTATGCGAACACTTTAATATTCCGCAAAACGTACCTGTAGAAGATCTGCCTGCTGAACAAATGAACAAGCTGTTGCAGGGTACAGGTACAGAGAAAATTCGTTTCCGGTACGAGAATGATTTTGGACAACGGAAAGAAGCATTGGTTACTTTTGAAGGTATTGTGAATAATCTGGAGCGTCGTTACCGTGAGACGGCATCCGAAGGTATCCGTGAATTCATTGAAGGTTATATGAGTGCCAAGCCGTGTGGAACATGTAAAGGACAGCGACTGAAACGTGAAAGCCTTGCTGTTACGATTAACGATCATAACATGGCGTATGTGACAAGTTTGTCCATTGGAGAAGCTGGTCGTTTCTTCGATTCGCTGCAATTGAGTGAGAAAGAAGAAATGATTTCCAAACTTATTTTGAAAGAAATCAACAGCCGCCTAGGCTTTCTGGTGAACGTAGGTCTGGATTATCTGACCCTTAGCCGTGCTGCAGGAACGTTGTCCGGTGGTGAAGCCCAGCGGATCAGACTGGCGACACAGATTGGTTCCAGCCTGATGGGCGTGCTGTATATTCTGGATGAGCCGAGTATCGGCCTACATCAACGGGATAACGATCGTCTGATCTCCACACTCGCTCACATGCGGGATATCGGTAACACACTGATCGTGGTTGAACATGATGAAGATACGATGATGGCTGCCGATTATATTATTGATATTGGTCCGGGGGCAGGTATCCACGGCGGTACCATCATGTCACAGGGTACACCGGAAGAAATCATGAATGACGAGAACTCATTAACGGGTCAATATCTGAGTGGGCGCAAGTTTATTCCGGTACGTACGGAACGCCGTAGTGTCGGGGACCGCTGGCTGGAAGTGCGTGGAGCGAAGGAAAATAACCTAAAAAACCTGAATGTAAAAATTCCAGTGGGCGTATTTACCGCAGTAACAGGTGTATCCGGCTCGGGTAAATCGACACTAATTAATGAGATTTTGTATAAAACGCTGGCACGTGATCTGAACCGCGCACGGGTACGCCCTGGTCAGCACAAAGAGATTCGCGGTCTGGAACATATTGATAAAGTCATTGATATTGACCAGTCGCCAATCGGACGGACACCACGTTCCAACCCGGCTACCTATACAGGCGTCTTTGATGACATCCGTGATCTGTTTGCACAGACCAATGAAGCCAAAGTGCGCGGATACAAAAAAGGCAGATTCAGTTTCAATATTAAAGGCGGTCGTTGTGAAGCATGTCGCGGGGACGGCATTATCAAAATTGAGATGCACTTCCTGCCAGATGTCTACGTGCCTTGTGAGGTTTGCAAAGGCAAACGGTACAATCGCGAAACCCTTGAAGTCAAATACAAAAATAGAAATATTGCAGATGTGCTGGAAATGACGGTAGAGGATGCAACGCAGTTCTTCGAGAACATTCCGAAAATTCATCGCAAAATGCAAACCTTGCTCGACGTGGGGTTGGGCTACATTAACCTGGGGCAGCCTGCAACGACCTTGTCCGGTGGTGAAGCACAACGCGTGAAGCTTGCTTCCGAGCTGTATCGTCGCAGTACGGGTAAAACGATCTATATTCTGGATGAGCCAACGACTGGTCTTCATGTCGATGATATTGATCGTCTGCTGAACGTCCTGCATCGTCTGGTGGATTCCGGTGAATCCGTATTGGTTATCGAGCATAACCTGGATGTTATCAAAACAGCCGATTATATCGTTGATCTGGGTCCAGAAGGTGGCAGTGGTGGTGGAACCATTGTTGCGACAGGTACGCCAGAGGATATTATTAAAGTGGAAGCTTCCTATACAGGGAAGTATTTAAAACCAGTATTGGAACGGGATACGGAACGAAGCAAGACGTTACAATTAACGGAGTAA